The window CAATGACAGCTCATTACAACCACACTAGCTACTGGTAGCAAGAGCAGTGCAGCCCAGGGCAGATGTGTAACACAGCATTTAGCCAGCCCGGGTGGCACAGGGCCTGGGGTGGCACCATCTTTAGGTTCTGCCAGCATCTGACCACTGCTCACACCCTCACAGCCACCAGTGGGGCAGCCCCTCCCATTCAGCCTGGGTCATAGGCAAAGCCCCTCACTGGCCTCTCTATCTTCAAGCACTAGCCCTTCTACCACACTATAGCTAAAGCTCACCTGCTATCTCTGCTATGCTCAGACACTACAATGGCTCCTGTCACACCCTGTGAGAAAGCCAAACTCTTTCCAGCAGTCCATAAGGCATCACGTGACCCAGTCCCCAGCCCCTCTGACTTCATCTCTTCCCCCTGACCCTGTTCCTTTACCTCTGGCCTACTTGCTTCTCCTTGGACCAGCCAAGCATACTCCCTGACCCTGTTCCTTTACCTCTGGCCTACTTGCTTCTCCTTGGACCAGCCAAGCATACTCCCTGCTCAGGACCTGCCAGCCTgtcccctccttctctcccttctcttgggCTGCCTCAGTGAGGTCTTTCCAGTCCACCTTATTTCAAGACGCAAGCCTCAGCCCCCATGCCCACCATCCTTAGTCCTCTTTGCCATCGAACATATGAAATTCTGACCTCTGCAAGTGGCTGTCTGTCCTTCCCAACCCCCTTGGATGTCCTCTCCAGATGACAGGGAAAGAACACATCATTCCTTCTATCCTTATGTCCCGAACAAGTGAGGAGACCAAGAAGATGCCCACCTGCCCAGTTCACCAGGATGCTCTTATGCATGTTGCCATCGACCATGTCCAAGCTGACACAGCGGTCGCCCACCTGCTGGCTGGAGCTGGGCAGCGAGCCATGGGCTGTGTGCGTGGTCAGGGTGGCCCCAGGTTTcatggaggaggagggggaggacgTGCCTCTGGAGGCTGATGTGACACTCACGAGTTCTGTGACAATGGGGAGGTTGACCCACACCTGTGTGGACAGCAAGATCAGCAGAAGCCCAGACCCTGTGGGACACCCCAGGCCTGCTTCCATCTCCAGGAGGCTCCCAAGGTCTGTAAGAGCCGGCACTCCTCAGCCCCCTTTGTGGTGTGGGGAGGGACAAGCAGGCACAGGAAAGGGCAGGTCAGGGTGAGGGTCCTCAGGGTGAAGGGTGGGCAGTCACTTTCTTTTCCTGGCCATCTTGGGACTCTGGCTGATTGCCACTTCAGAGCTGGAGGAGCCGGCCACTCATAAGGGGAGGCAGTCAATTACGTGCCCACTGCTAGGGGCAGGGCCACACTGGAGATGCACGCTGGAGGGGGGATGTGCCACCACTACTAGGCTCTGTGTCAGGGGCCTGGTGACTGGATGGAAGGGCAGGCTGACCTTGGGGCCTCCCCCAAAACATAACCAAGCCCTGCCATGGTACCCCTGCACTCCGGGCACTAGCTAGTCTAAGTACTCGGCCCAGCAACAGAAGCCCATGGGCTCCAGCTGCCTGAGAGCTCCTGCAGCATCACCCCACTTCATAGAGGAGGGAACCGAGTCCCAGAGGGGGGACGACTCACCGCAATCACAGGGCTGGTCAGGAGTGGAGGTGGGATTCTAGCACAAAGCTGTCTGATTCCAAGAACCCAGCTCAGCCCTGAAGCTTCCCTGAGGTTCAGGCAGCCTGTACTTGTCCCCCCTGTACTGGAAACTCTTGTCATCCTAGCCTTGATCACATCTGCAGGTGTTAGGCCTGGAAATTCTTCCCAGCCTACTAGGATGGAGGCTGGAGCTCCCGAGACGGGTGGTGGCTACGGGACAGAGCAGCAGCTGTGAGGTTACCAGGAGCCACACCTGACGTCTCCCTCCCCATGTCCACAGCGGCTGGCATGTGGGTGCCCCGGCTCTCTTCAGATAACAGGTCTGATGCTGCCATCGTGTGTTTTCTAACCTTCCCGTATCTCTCACTGTCAGTGAGTCTCTCCACGGCCCCAGACCAGGCCCGAGTCCCGGTGGTGCACCAGGGCAGCACAGCAGCAGGCTGGAGATGCTGGATGGCAGCCATCACCTGGGATTCCTGGGaacagagggaaggaggagacCGCTGCGCAGGCCTGAGTGGGCTTTCTGGGCTGGATGGGGACCAGTGGCTGGGTTTTTGTTCCCATTGACCCCCTAGTCCCCGCCACACCTTTCTCGGCTCTACCTGTTCTCAGGGCTGAGTTCAGACAGTTCATCCTCCAGGAACTGTCCTTCATCCCACATCCCACATCCACCATGCCCCCCTCTCCAGAGAGCCATTTAATCCAACCCTCCCCATAAATCTAAGAGGAAGCTGGGGAGAGCCCAGTGGTGTCCTTCCCAGGACAGTCTCTGACAGCCTCCTCCCCAGTGGAACCCCAGCAGTGACTGCCACAGCCACTCACCTTCCTTCTTTTGCTGAAATTCACCATCCTCCCCTGGAAGGCAGACAATTCACAGCTGTCATATAGGGTCCCCAGCACTACCATCCCCCTCACCCCATCATGCTGTCTGACTGCGGGGTCCACCAGGGGCCAGGCAGCCCAGACCCAGGGTGACATAGGCAGAGTCCTTGGTGCCAGGAGGGACCAAGGAGTGGTGACGAAGTGACTTTCCAGTCCCATCCTCTGATGATGGATGGAGAGACGGCCCCTGAGTCCCAGCCTCCTAGACACTTCTGTAGTATGACCATGACACTCCAGCTCCCCAGGTGGCTGTGAGGCTCCATACGTGGGGTGTCCACTGCTGAGACAGAGCTCGGTGAAGGGCCTCTGCTCCCCAACCTCAGGGACCCTCCCCACCCTGTCCCGCCACCCCATCCCCCCAGGCTCACTCACATCCTAAGTGAATTCTGAAGAACAGGATCCAACGTCACCACATCATTGAAAGATGTCCCCGGGTAGGGGACAGCGCCCAGGGTGACGCCCTGTGGCACTGGGAAGGTGGGCATGAGCATGGGCTCCCAGGTGCACCCAAAGCCCTGCCCTGAAAACGCCTCAGCCTCAGACACCTAGGACCTACCCAGGTCTCCTCTTAGGACTTCTGGGTCTCTTAACCTCCCTCCAAGTCCCCCCAGCACCCTGCCTCTAAGTACCCTAAACTCACTTCCTCTCATCTCCCAGGAATGGCTTTTGGTGAAACACAGTGTTTATGTGTGTTTTACCAAGGCACGTAAACATTGTggacaccacccccacccccccaaatccCCTCTGAGTTGGGTTCTTTCAGGCTCTGGCTCTGACTAGCTGCAATAAGCTCCCCTCCCCCCCGGATTCTAGAGGCCCAAAGCATACCCTAAGGGATCCAGAGGAGGGGGCTTAGGGTGGCACCCATGGGAGGGATGCAAGGAGGGTCCCCACCCTGACTTGGAGGCCAGCCCCACCAGGCCCTCCCTGGCCTCAGGCACACTCACCCTCTCCTGCTGCTGTTGCCTCTTCTGTGCCCTCTTGGGGTTCATCTCCAGGGTGGCAAACTTGGAGGTCCCTTCCTGTCAGAGTTGAAGACATGATGAGGACTCTGAGGCCCTTGGCGCTCACCAATTGTCCCTGGggctgtgcccccccccccaactggGGGTTAGAAATGCAGCTGCCAACACCAGCGTCCCCAATCTTCCCAGGGTATGACCTGGGACAAGGGGCCTGGCCTCCCCGAGCCTGTCTGCTCATCTGCCACATGTGAACGAGGACTTGACCCCTCATCAAGTGTCCAGAGGAGTCACTGTGGCTCTCACCATCGCTCTCTACACCACAGAGCCGTGGGACAGACTGGCCAAGTTCCTGTCCTTCCTTGCATCTCGCTGCCTCGCCATGAGGTCATCCCTCCATTCCAGATGAGGGTACAGGCCTAAGAGGGGCAATAACTTGTCCCAAGTCCCACAGGCAAACTAAGGGGAGGCTTTTCCCTCCCTGATGGTGGCCTCAACCACACTGACACCAtcccaccacccaccaccactAACTGGTCTCTCGGTGTGCGTGGGGGTCTTGTGCCAACTGAGCCTAAGGAAGAGGCCCGCCTGGCCGAAACAGGGTCTCTGACAGTCAGTGGGAATGGTGGTAACGGCTGAAACCATGGCTCTGAGTCCCACGTTCGGTGGCTGGGCTGGTGGGGAGGAACCTTGAGCTGCTGGTGCTGGTGGCTCATCTCCCAAGTGGCATGGTTCAAAGGAGAAACGAAGTGCACTtgtaattacgcctaagagtcacccctagagatcctcttttgttacttagattgtggcctctctctctaagccagctcagcaggtgaactcactgccctccctcttacgtgggacatgactctcagaataagccaggacccaacatcatggaATTGATaaagccttctagaccaaaagagggaagaaacatgaaataaaaagtttcagGGCGGTGCCAtaggggctcagtggcagagttctcacctgccatgacggagacccaggcttgattcctggagcctgcccatgccaaaaaaaaaaaaaaaaatttcaatggttgagagattcagagtcaagaggtatccttgaggttattcttatgcattatatagctatccctttttagtttattgtgtattggagtggctggagggaaatacctgaaattgttgagctatgctccagtagccttgattcttgaaggcaattgtgtaacaatacagcttttacagtgtgaccatgtgattgtgaaaacctttcctatctgacactccttttagtcagggtatgggcagatgagtaaaaaataaggataaaataggATGGGTTCTTGAGTGTCAGGGGGATCCTCAAAACAGCAACTGCCCCTCAACACTCATACACCAGCCTCACCTGCAGCTCGGTCTGGTTCACGGAGCTCATCAGCAAGCACAGGTGGGGCTGTCTGGCCTTCTCATCTGCCCAGACTCACCAGTGTTGCTGCCTCCACGTCCCCCCTGTAGTGGCCATCCTCTGCGGGTGGCATCGGGGCACTTGGCGGTGGAGGAGGTGACGAAGGGCCAGCAGCCACCTCCGCACACCCGCACACCCGCGTCTCCAGGCTCTGCACACCCACCAGGCCCAGCGCCAGGACGGCCCACCTGGCTGTGCTCTGGGTGGCCCCAAGCCCCAAGGGCAGTGAGAGCCCCAGCGAGGGCGGCTGGTGCCCGGCGTGCCACCGTTGGGGCGGGTAGAGCCGTTGGTGCCTCGCGCGCGTGCACGGTAAGTCCGGGCTCCGACCCCCTCCGCGCGCCTGCCGGTGGCTTCCAGGCGTGACGGCCGCGAGCGCGTGGTCCTCGGGGCCGACCTGGTCAGCAGGACCCGCAGGCGCCGGCGCTGCCGGGAGCCTCCCCCGGAGCTGCGCCCTGGAGCCCCGCCCTCACACCTGCGTGGTCGGCCTGGTGGGGCTCGGAGCTGCGGGACACGCTGCGCGCGCATTCCGACCTGAACCCCAGGGTGTGGGCTGAACCCGCAACAAGGCCTAGCGTCCAGCGTCCTGCCGCTGCGCTAATGAGCTGATCGGTGGTGCTGGGTAGAGACAAAGTTAGATGAGCAGGGAGCCCCAGGGCAGGGAGTGGCTGCATGGGACTGTCTCGAGCCCAGCAGCTGGTCACCATTTGCATTGTCCTGTCCAAGGAGAACAACCAAGAGAGCCCTACATGGTGGAGGAGTGACCGAGGCTGAGAATGGGGACAGTCCCAGATGAGTGCCCCACCCAGGGCTCAGACACTTTCCcataccccacccccatccacttGGAGGGAACCTGGCACATCCTCTCCTAACCAGTGGCTTGGGCGactctccctcctcttcagtgTCCTTTCATAATCATTCATCAATGGATCTATCCCACCATCAGCCTTGTCAGGGTGGGAGGAGAGAGCTGGGGCCAGAAGGAAGCAAGGCCACCAATGTCCTAATACAGGGCTTCACAGGCAGCCCCCAGCAAGACATGACCCAAGGGGTCTGGAGAGTTTGTTTAAAATTCCAGCTGTCAAAACTCAAGCCCTTGAGAAGTTGCTTTTGAAAGTATGGGGAGGAACCTGGGAATCTGTTGTTGTAACATGGGAACAGGAGCATCTGAACAGACAGGTCTGAGACCCGCTTCCCCAGAGAGTATTTAGCAGGCTTTGGAGCATTCGTGGATGCCCCAGGAGGATACACCCCATTTTGTATGACTGTAGTGTCCTGGGGACAGGGTCTGTTGGGGATTGACTCATGTACCCCCAAGAGAATCAGTGTTCCTATGAgagtgaacccatttgtaaataggaccttttgaagataacGATTAACACATtagatgtggactcatttgtgagtaGGAGCTTTGAAAATTCCATTTAGAAGAATTCACAATgaaccagggtgggccatggtccatatggctgaaatccttgtaagcaaaagaaattgtacatggagccagaagccagaaaccagagaTAGAGGGAGAGATTGTCATGTTATGGAGACAGACATGCATCTACAAGCCACATCAGAAAGTTAAGGATTCTGGGAGAAAACAAGCAATGCCACTGCCTTGATTTTGCACTTCTAGCCTTACAAACCACGGgccaataaattcttttttaagcCAACCAGCGTGTGAAACAGAAGGCTTTTCTTCCCAAATAGCTTACCATCATGTCAACAAGGCTCCAGGATAATAATGGCAGATTACAAGTGAGAGGCAAGATGCAGACTCTATTTAAGAAAGAGTTTCTAGGGAAACCCAAAGATAACAAGGAAGACACAGTAAAGGAccagaggaaactgaagcaaatAATACCTACAAGTACAGCACACATTGAACATTGCCTAAATCCCAACTGAAGAAATAACAGACCTCACACAAAGGCTCATATACCTCAGTTCCTATCACACCATACGTGATATCTGGCTACCATCAAACAAAAAATGGCAAGTTgtgctacaaaataaaaataacagtctGAAAAAACAGAGCCATTATCAGATCCAGTATCAGATTGGAATTTCATAATTCTCCGactgggaatttaaaataatgatgatgaatatgctaaGGGCTCAGATGGAAAAAAAGGACAATATTCGATAACAGGCAGGTCAATTTGatgggccaagccctcgatcAAGATACCAAAAAATGTATCTTGATTGCTATGATTTTTAGCCCGCTCTTAAAACACACACCTGAAGCAAGTGCCTTCCTTCCCTGCCCTAGTCCCAGCCCTTTCATTGACCATCAAAATGGTATAAtgcatacttttttctttttctccacacTTACCTGCTTCTTCCACAATAAGGATGATTTgataatatgaaaagaaaattttttttcaaatcaggaatgctagaaatcaaaaacattaacagaaaagaagaattttGATAGGCTCATCAGTGGCCAAAGACAAGAATCAGTGATCTGGAAGATATGTCAACAGAAATTTCCAAACTTAggcaaagagatagaaataggaaaaCACTGCACAGCCCAACAGGATATCTAATTACAATTACAAAGGGTGTAACatgtgaaatgggaataacagaaagaaaaaaagcagaagtatTTGCTGTAATAATGgctgaattactttaaaaatggatACTACAGAAAATAAACTGTTGATCCAGAATGCTCACATAACCCTAAGCAggataaataacaaaatattaccCCTTGtcataaaatattcaaactacagaaaacaaacaaagaaattttGAGAGAAgccagagggaaagagaaagcaaatgaactaaagaagaaaagatttcTTCCCTGGGGAGGAAAATAGGTTAAGACTGACATTGGATTTCTCTTATGAAACCATACAAATAGGAAGGACATTTGCTGGTTTGGAAACTGGAatgtatccccagaaaagtcatgtactTCTAATCCGATATTGTGGGGCAGGCCATTATTACGTGGGACCTTTGTATGAGGTTgactccgtggagatgtgacccacccagttgtaggtgggccttttgattaggttgacTCCATCGAGATATGACTCTGCTCATACAAGGTGAGTTTAatctgcttactagagtcctaATAAGGAGAGATTTTAGAGAAagcatagatgcttggagaactgacacAAAAAGCAGATGCTTGGATAGAGAATACCCTAGGAGATGCTAAAGAAGaatccacaggagctgagagagtcatttcGAAACCCCCAGGAGAAAAAGGCCAGCACATGTTGCCAtgtgtgtgccttcccatgtgacagagaaacccaagatgcaaccagcctttcttgagtgaagttatcctcttgttgatgccttaatttggacattttcatggccttagaactgtacacttgtaacctaataaattccctttataaaagccaatccatttctggcatattgcattctggcagctttagcaagcccaAACAGACAGTGGGGTAAATAATTAAagtgatgaaataaaatataaaaacctagaattctatattcagaaaaattatccttcaaaggtgaaggagaaatgaagaatttTTCAGACCCACAAAAGTTGAAGGAATTTGTCACCAATGGACCTGCCTTCCAAGAAATGTTGAAAGAAGTTCttcagaaaggaggaaaatgataTAGGTCAGAAATGCAGATGTGCGTAAGGAAGAAAGAGTGTTGAGGgaataaatgaaactaaaataaaagatttcatttCACTATCCTTAATTGACCTAACTGAAAACAATTTATTCATAATAACACAAGCAATAATATTGGATGATGATGGCATACTTTTAAGTGAGCTGAATGTAGGCAAAGGACGGGGGGAAGGAAAAGGGAATACTCTGTTATAAATTGCCTGCACTACCTATAAACACAAGAGAGTGATATTTGAAAGTTTACTTTGATAACTTGCACATGTATATTGCAAACTTTAGGGAAGcctcaaaaataatttaaaaagagttATACTTGATATgctgagcagaaggaaaaatgaagtcctATCTGATGTTCATATAAATCAAAGAAAGCAGTAAAATGGTGCAAgtccaaaaaagagaaaaaagaaacaaagatcaaAGGCAAAGACCAGAAAACTATTAGATACATGACAAGTATCAACCCAAATATTTTGAGAATCATTCACAATGTGAATAGCGTCAAAAACTATTGCAAGACAGACACTGTCAGAGTGCATAAAACAtcaactatatgttgttttccagaaatccactttaaatattttaaaaaaaagaagaaaaataaagggatgGAAAACACTATACCCTCTGAAGACTGATTAATAGACAGGAGTAGCTATAAGAATTTCAGACAAAgctcacttcagaaaaagaaaaattaccagggacaaagaaggatattaaacaataacaaaaagatcaattctccaagaagacatTGCAGTACTGAATACGTATGCACCCAATAAGAAAGCATCAATATACTTTGGGCAAAAAAGGATACAACTGCAAAGAGCAAAAGCCAAGTCCACTGttagagttggagacttcaatgcatCTCTCTCACTCAGTAAGTGACATATTCAGGAGGCGTAAACTCATAAGGACAGAGCTGAGCTGAACAGCATCATCAATCTCCTGGTTTTTATCGACATTTATAAAATCATTCCTCCAACAGCAGGAGAAACATTCCACTCAGCTTCACATGGAGGATTCACCAAGCTAGAACACATTTTGGATCATATAATACACCttaacacatttaaaagaatagaaatcatcCAAAGTCTACTCAGACCCAGAGTGCCTCGTAGGTGCCAGACCCCATGGGAGAAGGTGTCAGGCACTGTGTCTTCTTGGAGCTCACAGCTGGGGAGGGCTGGAGGGGGGCATGGCTCACAGAGAGGTGAGGAGGAGGTATTAGGGGAACATTGAATGCAATTCCATGCAATTCAATttgcattgaagtctccaactctaaCAGTGCCCCAGTCCCAAGGGGGTACATCAaggcaggcttcctggaggagttgACAGCAGTAGTCACTGGGAAATGTGCAGGTGGTGGGAAGAGCCGGCCTGACGGGGGGGCAGTGTGAGCACAGGTGTGCAGTCCAGGCCCCATAGGCTGTGGGTGGGGTGGAAtcaaggggaggggagggaggtggTGGACCATGCAGGAAGGAACCTGAAGATTAATGTGCAGGGGCCTCTTTAAGTGGGATTGCAAGcatttttacagttttttcaTTAAGGTGGTCCttcccaaattttaaaacttcagagccaacgaAACTTTGATTAGTCCTGACACCTGTATTTACAAAAACACCCGCCTTGGATTCTGCCCCAACCGCTCCCAAACTGTTTGCCTCTGTTTTTTATCTGGACTTTAAACCACACCCAGGCCCTTTACTTCTCAGTAACAAGAGCCATCTAGCACTGGTCAAATCTGCACTAATGGGTGTTGAAGTAGTTAATTGACCCAACAAGCCCAATGAAATATTTAATCACTGCATCTGTATAAGCCAGAGGCTCAATGGGGAAAGCGCTGGCTTCCCTCTTGTTCTGTGGGAACCCTGAGCAAAAGGCTCCTGCCATTTCGTGGAGTGGGGCATGGGGCTGTAtaaggggggaggaggaggaatgaAAAAGAACTAAGAAATGACCCCAGGTGAGAAATGTGCTTTCTGGGTACCCCCAGCCCTCATATGAAGCTCTCGTCTTCGTCAGCATTGGCTAAGGAGGCAGTCACTCACCAGTCCCAGGGTGGTCACAGTGTGCTCCTCTCCCTTTCTGGTTCAAAAGATGATCCTGTGCCCAGGGAAGTGGGACCAGGCATTCAAGCCCCGACCCCAACCCATCTCTGCCCTGCCAGGCACTCAGACAGCCACGGGTCTCTGAAATCCCTCAGGTCCAGGCTGGTGTGTCCACGTCCCACCACCAAGAGCTTCAGGACCACCAGTGGTCTTCCAGGAGTGAGGACAGCCTGCAAGAAGAGGTTAAAGCTGCAGGGCTCTCCAGTGAATGGGTTCTTCCTTCTCTCACTCATTCAGGAGTGCTGATGCCAGCCAGCACCTTCCCACCTCCCCAGTCCCCCACAGGTGTGGGAACATTCCCGACTGTTGGTAGCTGGCTTTAGCACAGTGCTTCTGGAATAATTGCACTGTCATCACCTTCATCCGTTCCTTGGATTTGAGATCCAGGCTCCCTGTATCTCCAGCTTCTGGCACAGCGCATGATCAAATGTGAACTGGGCAAAGCCCTGATTAGCCACCTAGCACATGCCCCTTTCTTAAGAACTGCCCTAGATGCTCTTAGCAAGGTGGCTTCCACGGGTAGATGCTTGCTATTGGGAGcatgtgccggtctgaatctgtggtgggccccagaaaagccatgtcctttaatcctcattcaatatggctgggtgggagcatattgattgttcccatggagatgtggcccacccaattgtgggtggtaacttgattagatgatttccatggaggtgtgcctCTGCCAtcgaaggtggagttgcttactggaatcctttaaaagaggaataatttgaagagagtctcttttgtagagccacgagaaagccagcagacgccgtcatgttcaccaggtgcccttcTAACTGAGGGAGAAATGTtgatcatcggccttcttgaaccaaggtctctttccctggatgccttaaattggacatttctgtagacttgttttaattgggacattttctcggccttagaactgtaaactagcaacttactaaattcccccttttaaaagccattttgtgtctggtatattgcattctggcggctagcaaactagaacagagcacCTGGGACATGAGAGCAGAGAAAGCTTAGACTTTGCCCATTTCAAAGGCTGTTTCAGGGTCCTGAGTTAAGAATTGGCCACATGTGGCTTGGGGCCTCCCTGCACCCTTGACCCCCTAGTCAGAGAAAAGGATCTGGATGTCATTACATGAGGGTGTTAGGGGTGTCTCTTAAGGACAATGTGCCACTTCAGgtatatttgcatttccctgctgTATTTCTGTGTCCACTACCTGTCCCCATGTCCCTGTGCAGGAGACGACACGTCTGTCCTTCCAGGCCATAGAGATCGCCCCTCAGGAAGGTTACTCCCGTCTCACATAACCGGTGCCCTTGACCTTCCCAGCTCAGGGGCCGAGGCCTAACTCGGCTGCACAGGAGCACAAGGAAGCAACTTAGAGCTGTGATCCAGACCCTCAGTGCTGCTGGACCTCTCAGGGAAGCTTTCCTGCTGCCCTTTCAGCAGTGCCGTCCTGCACATCTCACGGGCATGCTAATGCCCTGATCCCTGCTGGCCCCAGGGAGAGGCTGCCAGGAGAGAGGGCTGCACAGAGGACATGCAGACAGCAACTGTGACAGCGGGAGCCTGATACCTTCCCAAAGGGTGCAGCAGTTGAGCTGCCACCAGCTGCCTGTGATGGTGGTGGGTCCCTGCGTCTTGCCTGCGTCTGGCTCCTTTCAAtcctcttcattttcttaatgtggGGTCAGGGTGGCAAAAGGCATCGCATTGCTGCCCCGAC of the Tamandua tetradactyla isolate mTamTet1 chromosome 2, mTamTet1.pri, whole genome shotgun sequence genome contains:
- the LOC143673315 gene encoding uncharacterized protein LOC143673315 isoform X7 yields the protein MLMPTFPVPQGVTLGAVPYPGTSFNDVVTLDPVLQNSLRIGHPTYGASQPPGELECHGHTTEVSRRLGLRGRLSIHHQRMGLESHFVTTPWSLLAPRTLPMSPWVWAAWPLVDPAVRQHDGVRGMVVLGTLYDSCELSAFQGRMVNFSKRRKESQVMAAIQHLQPAAVLPWCTTGTRAWSGAVERLTDSERYGKVRKHTMAASDLLSEESRGTHMPAAVDMGRETSVLQIPDMAHGFYAMDTSANLQFLLTKRTFAWRPRSRTQLPQCFCEESRRDPHCQRGNLTGLGACQPQGHPSRVWLAG